One stretch of Actinacidiphila sp. DG2A-62 DNA includes these proteins:
- a CDS encoding family 2B encapsulin nanocompartment shell protein: protein MPGNPPGSDSPRSPAGPGSQESSAGPGTAAPPPSAGGAPLTSLGTEAARQLATTAKSEPQMRAISSRWLLRTLPWVDVSAGVYRVNRRLRLRPGSGRVRFEQNGADDVKVVPETLAELPALRGCPDAEALRKLAAGYRVRRLEPGQVLAERGRPVKETFLVVHGRLTRFTSGPYGEEASLGVVANGEPLGEEVFVGAEPRWQVLVRADTACLLLALPRTAVKRLTDRAPALAAHLAGHAERSARPVNRAGEADLPVRAGHTGEPVIDPGFVDYELSPREYELSLTQTVLRVHSRVGDLYNEPMDQTHQQLRLTVEAIRERQEWELVNNRDFGLLHNTDYDQRISSSSGPPTPDDLDELLAMRRDTTVLFAHPKAITAFFHQCTLRGIAPRTADLGGHQVPAWRGVPLLPCGKIPISGRHTSSIVALRTGADDQGVVGLRPAALPEQREPGLNVRFMGIDATAVVSYLVTAYYSMAVLVPDAVGILENVRLGRPAE from the coding sequence GTGCCAGGCAACCCGCCCGGTTCGGACAGCCCGCGCAGCCCGGCAGGTCCGGGCAGCCAGGAAAGCAGCGCAGGACCGGGCACGGCGGCGCCGCCCCCGTCCGCCGGCGGCGCACCGCTGACCAGCCTCGGCACCGAGGCGGCGCGCCAACTCGCCACCACCGCCAAGTCCGAGCCGCAGATGCGGGCGATCAGCTCCCGGTGGCTGCTGAGGACGCTGCCGTGGGTGGACGTGTCGGCCGGCGTGTACCGGGTCAACCGGCGGCTGCGGCTGCGACCGGGCAGCGGCCGGGTGCGCTTCGAGCAGAACGGCGCGGACGACGTCAAAGTGGTCCCCGAGACGCTCGCCGAGCTCCCGGCGCTGCGCGGGTGCCCGGACGCCGAGGCGCTGCGCAAGCTCGCCGCCGGCTACCGGGTGCGCCGGCTGGAGCCCGGCCAGGTGCTCGCCGAGCGCGGCCGGCCGGTCAAGGAGACCTTCCTGGTGGTGCATGGCCGGCTGACCCGGTTCACCTCCGGTCCGTACGGCGAGGAGGCGTCGCTCGGGGTCGTCGCGAACGGCGAGCCGCTGGGCGAGGAGGTGTTCGTCGGGGCCGAGCCGCGCTGGCAGGTCTTGGTCCGGGCGGACACCGCGTGCCTGCTGCTGGCGCTGCCGCGGACCGCGGTGAAACGGTTGACCGACCGCGCGCCCGCCCTCGCCGCCCATCTGGCCGGCCACGCCGAGCGGTCGGCCCGGCCGGTCAACCGCGCGGGCGAGGCCGACCTGCCGGTCCGGGCCGGCCACACCGGCGAACCGGTCATCGACCCGGGTTTCGTGGACTACGAACTCAGCCCCCGCGAGTACGAGCTGTCGCTGACCCAGACTGTGCTGCGGGTGCACAGCCGGGTCGGCGACCTCTACAACGAGCCGATGGACCAGACCCACCAGCAGCTGCGGCTGACGGTGGAGGCGATCCGCGAGCGCCAGGAGTGGGAGCTGGTCAACAACCGGGACTTCGGGCTGCTCCACAACACCGACTACGACCAGCGGATCAGCTCCTCCTCCGGGCCGCCGACGCCCGACGACCTGGACGAGCTGCTGGCGATGCGGCGCGACACCACCGTGCTGTTCGCCCACCCCAAGGCGATCACCGCGTTCTTCCACCAGTGCACCCTGCGCGGCATCGCGCCGCGCACCGCGGACCTGGGCGGCCACCAGGTGCCGGCCTGGCGCGGCGTCCCGCTGCTGCCCTGCGGCAAGATCCCGATCAGCGGGCGGCACACCAGCAGCATCGTGGCGCTGCGCACCGGCGCCGACGACCAGGGCGTGGTCGGCCTGCGCCCCGCCGCGCTGCCCGAGCAGCGCGAACCGGGCCTGAACGTCCGCTTCATGGGCATCGACGCGACCGCCGTCGTCAGCTACCTGGTCACCGCCTACTACTCGATGGCGGTGCTGGTCCCCGACGCGGTCGGAATCCTGGAGAACGTCCGACTCGGCCGGCCGGCCGAGTGA
- a CDS encoding sugar O-acetyltransferase, with protein MTGGEQEAVRERIRRGLVYTESEAAFLAPRRRPDLVFEYNRTPPGDERRKRELLEAALGSVGERCVLLAPFHAAFASNVHIGDDFFGNVNLTFVDDVDIRIGDGVMIAPGVTLTTTGHPVHPARRVDFARFSEPIVIEDKVWIGSNAVVLPGVRIGYGSVIGAGSVVSRDIPPMVVAVGAPCRVLRPVTDDDLTTRLP; from the coding sequence GTGACGGGCGGCGAACAGGAGGCGGTCCGCGAGCGCATCCGCCGCGGGCTGGTCTACACCGAGTCGGAGGCGGCGTTCCTGGCGCCGCGGCGCCGCCCCGACCTGGTCTTCGAGTACAACAGGACGCCGCCGGGCGACGAGCGGCGCAAGCGCGAGCTGCTGGAGGCCGCGCTCGGATCGGTGGGGGAGCGCTGCGTGCTGCTCGCGCCGTTCCACGCGGCCTTCGCCAGCAACGTGCACATCGGCGACGACTTCTTCGGCAACGTCAACCTCACCTTCGTCGACGACGTCGACATCCGCATCGGCGACGGCGTGATGATCGCGCCCGGCGTGACCCTCACCACCACCGGCCATCCCGTGCACCCCGCCCGGCGGGTGGACTTCGCGCGCTTCTCCGAGCCGATCGTGATCGAGGACAAGGTGTGGATCGGCAGCAACGCCGTGGTGCTGCCCGGCGTCCGGATCGGCTACGGATCGGTGATCGGCGCCGGCAGCGTCGTCTCGCGCGACATCCCGCCGATGGTGGTCGCCGTCGGCGCGCCCTGCCGGGTGCTGCGCCCGGTGACCGACGACGACCTGACCACCCGTCTGCCCTGA
- a CDS encoding PadR family transcriptional regulator, translated as MLELTILGFLADGPLHGYELRRRVAHLTGHARPVSDGSLYPAVNRLVAKGLLERRSEPGTSAAQRHVLTLTEAGRAHLLERLRQPGEQEITDKTRFFTLLAFLSRLPDAAERRAVLRRRLDFLETPASFFYDGDGTPIRAEQVADPYRRGMLLIARASSRAERAWLHEQLDADGAPAAPADGRADAPAGHAPAPAPTPGTTPEETP; from the coding sequence ATGCTGGAACTGACCATCCTCGGCTTCCTCGCCGACGGCCCGCTGCACGGCTACGAGCTGCGGCGCAGGGTCGCCCACCTGACCGGCCACGCCCGGCCGGTCAGCGACGGAAGCCTCTACCCGGCGGTCAACCGCCTGGTGGCGAAAGGGCTGCTGGAGCGCCGGAGCGAACCCGGCACGTCGGCCGCCCAGCGGCACGTGCTGACCCTGACCGAGGCCGGCCGGGCGCACCTGCTGGAGCGGCTGCGGCAGCCGGGCGAGCAGGAGATCACCGACAAGACCCGGTTCTTCACGCTGCTCGCCTTCCTGTCCAGGCTGCCCGACGCCGCCGAGCGGCGGGCCGTGCTGCGCCGCCGGCTGGACTTCCTGGAGACGCCGGCCAGCTTCTTCTACGACGGGGACGGCACGCCGATCCGCGCGGAGCAGGTCGCCGACCCCTACCGCCGCGGCATGCTCCTGATCGCCCGCGCAAGCAGCCGCGCGGAGCGCGCCTGGCTCCACGAACAGCTCGACGCGGACGGCGCACCGGCGGCCCCGGCCGACGGCCGCGCCGACGCCCCGGCCGGCCACGCCCCCGCACCCGCCCCGACCCCTGGCACCACCCCCGAGGAGACCCCTTGA
- a CDS encoding zinc-binding dehydrogenase translates to MRAIVLDAPGPAGSLRLRELPVPQPGPGHVRIKVEAFGLNRSELHTRLGLAEGVTFPRVPGIEAAGTVDLDPDGLLPRGQRVVAMMGGMGRTFDGGYAEYTAVPRSCVIPFDSDLPWSVIGAVPETLQTAYGSLTVGLDLRKGQSLLIRGGTSALGLAVTTLAKDLGATVLATTRNPARTADLARHGVDHPLVDDGDVATQVRRLLPEGVDAALELVGAPTLPDTLRAARVHGTVCFAGMLSNEWVVHDFYPGGYLPRGVRLSAYGGSASDLPAEVLQHYLDGIASGRTSLGPVHTYALADIPSAHRDMEEGRKVGKLVGLTS, encoded by the coding sequence ATGCGCGCGATCGTCCTCGACGCACCCGGCCCGGCCGGCAGCCTGCGGCTGCGCGAACTGCCCGTGCCGCAGCCGGGACCCGGCCACGTCCGGATCAAGGTCGAGGCGTTCGGCCTCAACCGCTCGGAACTGCACACCCGGCTCGGCCTCGCCGAAGGGGTGACCTTCCCCCGCGTCCCGGGCATCGAGGCCGCCGGCACCGTCGACCTCGACCCGGACGGGCTGCTGCCGCGCGGGCAGCGGGTCGTCGCGATGATGGGCGGCATGGGCCGGACCTTCGACGGCGGCTACGCCGAGTACACCGCCGTGCCCCGCTCCTGCGTGATCCCGTTCGACTCGGACCTGCCGTGGTCCGTGATCGGCGCGGTGCCGGAGACGCTCCAGACCGCGTACGGCTCGCTGACCGTCGGACTCGATCTGCGCAAGGGCCAGTCCCTGCTGATCCGCGGCGGCACCTCCGCGCTCGGCCTCGCCGTCACGACGCTCGCCAAGGACCTCGGCGCGACCGTGCTGGCGACCACCCGCAACCCCGCCCGCACCGCGGACCTCGCGCGGCACGGCGTGGACCACCCGCTCGTCGACGACGGCGACGTGGCCACGCAGGTGCGGCGGCTGCTGCCCGAGGGCGTGGACGCCGCGCTGGAGCTGGTGGGCGCCCCCACCCTGCCGGACACCCTGCGCGCCGCCCGCGTGCACGGCACCGTCTGCTTCGCCGGCATGCTCTCCAACGAGTGGGTCGTGCACGACTTCTACCCGGGCGGCTACCTGCCGCGCGGCGTACGGCTGTCGGCGTACGGAGGCTCGGCCTCCGACCTGCCGGCCGAGGTGCTGCAGCACTACCTCGACGGCATCGCCTCCGGCCGCACCAGCCTCGGCCCGGTGCACACCTACGCCCTGGCCGACATCCCGTCCGCCCACCGGGACATGGAGGAGGGCCGCAAGGTCGGCAAACTCGTCGGCCTCACCTCCTGA